The sequence TTCCCCTCCCGAATTTGTTCTCAACCAAGATCCTATTTTCAAAAGTCATAACCTTTATGCTCACCCCTAGGTTTCAACTTAATCACGACTAAACCTACTGCGGGATCTTTATTTgatcatactccctccgtcccaaattaattgagctaaTTGGTTTTAAATCTTGTCCCACAAATAAATGATGTCCTGATGGCCTCCACTGCTACTACTTTCAATATTAGATGAGTCTATTGACTTCATAAAACTAAGCCATTCCCCTCCCTTCGATCAGATATGGTGAGAAAATTTGATAGAGACAGTACTTTTTCCACCCCGCTCTCCAACATTTCAATCTGTGTATTCATCTTCGAATGCTAATGGCTACTGAATCTTCCACCTGTTAAATATGTTAACGAACCAGTCAATATCATGTTACACAGTAGATATCTAATCAACTATAGAGAGTTGAGCACAAAATCTAAGTATCAAAGTGTATATTATAATTGACATAAGAACATTATCCACAACGATCTAGTAGTCCACTTCTGTGATAAGACTTCTTACTTTCCTTGACATCTCTGCACCACTGAAACAACCCCTAATCCAAACTCTTACAGCACTATTGTGTCATTCCTTGTCTTGGCTTCGAACGTAGCTCCCAACCAAAACTCTAGCCATATCGCAATCTGCTTGACGTCATATCTCCTTCCACGACTCTTTGTAAGACTCATCAGCATCCATGGAAACTTGGAGCAATCAACCGGTACATCTGAACTTTAAGTTGTGTAGAACTACTCACTCGGACTTTTTGACAAACACCTAATATGTATTCTCTAGTGTTGAAAGATATGAACCCAACGTTGATTTCTAATCCCCATTGTATCTCATTCTCTGCAATTTCACATTCATTCACAACCCATTTCTATCCAACTCAAATCCTGTAaattgttggggttttgttccaTATACAAAACTATATGGCTGAAAACAGACTTTAGGTAACAGTTTTGCAGAAAAAAACAGTGATCTAATGCTgtcaaaaccgtggctaaaggtCAGTTTAGGGTTTGGAATGTCTACAAGGTTTACTaggattaggaaacttgtatgacggtttggAGGAGTGTTTTCCTAGTTTAGGGTTTCTTAATTAAGGTGTGAGGCTATTCTTAGAAGTTCTCTAAAGTTTGGGGAGCAAGGATGTAACTACTATATAAGTGGGCTTATATGGTGAGGAGAAATCATTCTCTTGGAGAATCCTCTCTTTATGAGAGTGTTCgggtcacaaccgttgtgtcctacgatggttggtgatgggtcaaaatctatgtgagaagagtgacttgtagtgagaaagggtatgggagaaatctagggtttctagggttcatatgggggaagctagaattcatgatgttcttcatgttcttgtctaaagtcgaagcaaccatagcggtggaggtttatggaagaagaagaacaaaggaagaggtaaattcttcataatatgtcttgttgtttctaacgtttagcgctagtgggttatataactagttgattatatgatgtgtgtcgatgtaataacttgttatgataatgaagattctcggggtggttttggccgtggatgtagcctacaaagggTATGTGAACCACGTAATTCTTGTGccatgtgtgattgtctattatcgtaTTGATCATATATTCGCGTTATTATTattcgatcatgctaatctaaagatgtaagagatggattcgagctaagttatctaaagtaggatgtttcatggaattgacttcTACAGAAGCATGTcggttcgagatgaacgtaacctcggtttcctgacataaaaaatcacagaaATTCAATCACAGCAGCACATATTTTAGCTGAAATTCATCCCAAGAACATGATAAAGTAAGTTCCTACCTGTTGAACCACATCCCACAATATCTTATCCGTTAGAGAATCAAAAACATGATGTAACACAACGGTCAGCTCCACTGTTGCTAGAATGGCTTTAAAGTATCGAGGCATCTTCGACGTTATAAAAGATAACTCTGAACGGATCTCATCAGCTAATTGTTTTAACTCCTACATGGTAATCATCTCTAGTTAGTAAAAGAACCTCAACCTATATAGATCCAGacttaaaaattctaaaaattcaTATACCAAAACCTTGATAGACAAATTCTTCATATGCGTCGGAGTCTCAGCCATATCAAGTAAAGTCGTTAACGCTTTCTCCCaaaaaaaatcttcatcttctggtacAGCACTTACTCTCCCAATACATCCCTACAGATAAAATTGTCATCACAACCCACCCTTTCAACAATTAAGCGATTTAAACAAAATTTACCAGCAACACCCAGACTTCAACATATGTTGCATTTGTCACTTAAATTACTAAATCCAAGCTATAAATGAATTCATAACTATAGAAAAAGAAGTCAAATTATTGACATACCTTGCGAGTACTATCGGTTGAGCAAAGATTGAATCTGAGAAATTTGCTCCTTGGAAACTCTAATTTTGGATGTATCACACTGAATTTATCATTTTCAGAACCACAAATTTTAACAATTGGGTGGAACTGAACAGATACAGTACCTGTAGTGGACATGATTATATTCTATCTACAAACCTTAATTCAGTAATATGTACATATCTACCTACTTCTGTAAAAGAAAaatcagaaccctaattttgagaaaccAATTCTTCCTCAACCTATTTCATGGCGGAAATTCAGTTCCATGTTCAATTCATTCACCCAACAGCGACCACAAACCCTTGAATTTCATTAATTTCTGCAATAAACAAAACAAAGTAATTGGTCAATTATAACCAAAAATCATAGGCAAAGAAGACTTAGGGATCAGAAAGGATAAAGGGAGAGAAGAAGATCAGGGAGAGGGTGCCGCCGATGAAAAGAGTGTTTAGGTTTAGGGTGTcgatgaagatgaaaaagagagaaaaaaaaaaagtcttcacttaggtttaATTTTTCACGGGAAGAACCGTGGTGTGATGAAAGCATCCCAGTTTTTTCTTAAGGGAGTGTATCAGTTAGGTCTAGTTTGTGACGGATGTTTTGTATACCTAACGGACGTTAGTAACATCCagttaagtatttggtgtaaaccaagtgtaagTAATTAGTTAGGTGTAAAATAAATCATAAGTATTGTATACCCACGTTTTTGGCTAACTGTGTGACAAACGTCCAGTTAAATACAGGGTGTAAAgaacaaaacctatatttccaaaaCCTGTAAAAAATTTAAGAACGACACTGAACAATCTCCTTTGTTTGCGTACTCTCaatgactacatgaggaagtaccctgatgcgaattcaTTTCAtacataagtgacagagctctactcagaaagtcgaacaaaaccacaatactcggaatctaactaaccaaaatcacatgaatagattaagaagatggatatggagATAGATGTttgcgatgttgactaaggtgaatggtgtttactatatctgtttgaaggccactgccaggatGAAtcatatcctaatggattgagatactggtctgaattctaatatcaacatagctggcatatacaaaggaacCAACGGTCGATAATCCTATATCTAGATCAactcatctggcatatacaagggaaccagtggtagatttattaataaaacaataataatattaaaaaaattgtcgtttttttgttcatttttccattttttattctttttttcatatatatatatatatatgtatatatatatatatatactccggTCTTTATTtcttttagtaactcaatcactctacttcatTCTGAAAGTGATAAAAAATTCGATGCTGGTGTCCCACCATGTCgcttagagaaacaaaaagtttgcaaaaataaaaacagaaggtgatatTGTGACGACTCCAAGATATGGTGataactatcatgttatttctaacacctgagctctgtccttttatgaatagactctattaaTGGGTCCCTCAAcccctacaaccacgatgtttccaatagtgtaaggcacaagtttctagaatTAGGAGTTTAtcatgtttatatatatatatataatatatacacacacacaagggaaaactaacaaggctaaaaactctatatgagaaacattccctcacacttaaactttacactgtcctcaatgtaaatttatTCATCCAAAGTAAAAATTTAAGGTAAGAAGTTCCTAGCATGATATGCAACAAGAAtcagaaattaaaaaaataaaataaaataaacacaagacaagactagaaaaaataaaagataacagatacaaaaccaatgggtttCTTCCCaagaagcgcttggtttaaagtcatcagcccgactatctccttgcttgctACGCCTTAGACGGCTTCCAATACATTATGGAAATTTGATTGAATATTACTTGAGTGTTTCCTCGCCTCAAAGATATTGAAGTGTATGACCTCTTCATCGaactccatagtcaaggtgcCATTGTGGATATCAATCTTCGTTCTAGCGGTACTCATAAATGGTCTACCCTACAGTAAAGGTGTATACGAGGATGAATTCGCGTCTCTCATGTATAGAACATATAAATTCACTGGAAATATTAGTTCTTTTACATACACCAAAACATCCTCAATaatccctttcgggtaaacattagatTTATCGACAAGTTGAATAACTGTGCCAATTTTCTTGAGGGGACCAAGATGTAAAGCATCATAAATTGAAGTAGGCATAACATTAATAAAAGCTCTTAAATCTATCATAGATTTTGTAAACCTTGTTTTACCAATAGTGCATGGATACTGTAACTACCGGGATCCTTCAATTTAGGTGGGATTTTCTTTTAAACATATGCCAAAGCATTCTTCCCCACACTCATTACCTTATTAC comes from Papaver somniferum cultivar HN1 chromosome 7, ASM357369v1, whole genome shotgun sequence and encodes:
- the LOC113299440 gene encoding 1-deoxy-D-xylulose-5-phosphate synthase, chloroplastic-like isoform X3: MELNFRHEIGTVSVQFHPIVKICGSENDKFSVIHPKLEFPRSKFLRFNLCSTDSTRKGCIGRVSAVPEDEDFFWEKALTTLLDMAETPTHMKNLSIKVLELKQLADEIRSELSFITSKMPRYFKAILATVELTVVLHHVFDSLTDKILWDVVQQETEVEDSVAISIRR
- the LOC113299440 gene encoding 1-deoxy-D-xylulose-5-phosphate synthase, chloroplastic-like isoform X2; translated protein: MELNFRHEIGTVSVQFHPIVKICGSENDKFSVIHPKLEFPRSKFLRFNLCSTDSTRKGCIGRVSAVPEDEDFFWEKALTTLLDMAETPTHMKNLSIKELKQLADEIRSELSFITSKMPRYFKAILATVELTVVLHHVFDSLTDKILWDVVQQETEVTFISNRHASVEVNSMKHPTLDNLARIHLLHL
- the LOC113299440 gene encoding 1-deoxy-D-xylulose-5-phosphate synthase, chloroplastic-like isoform X1, giving the protein MELNFRHEIGTVSVQFHPIVKICGSENDKFSVIHPKLEFPRSKFLRFNLCSTDSTRKGCIGRVSAVPEDEDFFWEKALTTLLDMAETPTHMKNLSIKVLELKQLADEIRSELSFITSKMPRYFKAILATVELTVVLHHVFDSLTDKILWDVVQQETEVTFISNRHASVEVNSMKHPTLDNLARIHLLHL
- the LOC113299440 gene encoding 1-deoxy-D-xylulose-5-phosphate synthase, chloroplastic-like isoform X4 gives rise to the protein MELNFRHEIGTVSVQFHPIVKICGSENDKFSVIHPKLEFPRSKFLRFNLCSTDSTRKGCIGRVSAVPEDEDFFWEKALTTLLDMAETPTHMKNLSIKVLELKQLADEIRSELSFITSKMPRYFKAILATVELTVVLHHVFDSLTDKILWDVVQQVEDSVAISIRR